The DNA region GCAATTCTTTATTGCGGCTCTCATGATCGTGATATGTTTTACCATGGTTATGAACCGGGTCAATCACCGCAAGCCTTAATGGTTAAGCTCATGAACCCGCGCCACTGGACAAACCATGGCACACCCAATACACAGACCCCCACCAAACACAAACAAAATCGAAAAAATTGCAAAACAGTAGTGTGGGGATAAAAGTCAGAAAGTACAGCAAAAACCATGATTAAGGATATAAAGCTTAAAACAAAAATCAGCCCGAAAAATCATTAAAGACGCCGGGGACGGGATTTGAACCCGCGAGATCCAAAGGATCATTGGCTTAGCAGGCCAACGCCGTACCAGACTGGGCCACCCCGGCCTTATTAAACCTATCTGTTTTCAGCATTATAAGTTTTTCGTTCATTAGATTTCTAAGTGGGTGGGCACGTTCAGGGGTTGACAGACCTTCCATCTACCGGTGATCCCGCTGACTGGCTCCACCCCGTTAATCCGCAAGCATCAGCTGTCCATGGTAGGGCTGCTCCTTTCCAGGCCTGACCCGTTCCCATGACTAAGATGGTTTACCCTGACCCTCCAGTCAGGGCCCCATCACCACTGATCCTGCGGGACGAGGCTTCGACACCAATCAGCAGGGCCGATAAACAGTCGATCAGCCGTCCCCTGAACTTCGACCGCGCCGTATAGGGGATTTGCGCTTACAGAGGACCCCTAACCCTCCGGTCTAGCCCATTGTATCCATTATACTAAGTAGTATTTTAATGTTTCTATGGACATATCACTGCCCTGGATCCCATTAATGGGATGCTATCGTCATTCCATTATACAGGGAAGCAGAGTGCACCGGTAAAGTTACTGGTAAACTAATTAAGGTAATATTCCATATTAATTCCATGGATGCGCTGATAGCAATGAGTCTCATTCTGAGCCTCTACATGGCCTTTAACATCGCTGCAAACGATATAGGTAACTCTGTGGGCACTGCTGTTGGTAGTGGTTCTCTCAGGATGAAAAAGGCCCTTTTACTGGGGGGATTTTTTGTATCAGTTGGGGCGCTGTTCCTTGGTGGAAGCGTCATTAGAACAATAAGTGAAGGGATAATCCCCCAGGGGTTCCTGAGCCCCAGAACAGCCCTTGTTATAACACTAACATCATCAATCTGGATAACATTCACAATTATAAAAAAGATCCCCATTTCAGGTTCCGATGCCATTGTAAGTTCAGTTATTGGTGCTGGGATAGCAAGTATTGGCATTCAGAACATGAGAACAGATGTTGTTGGCTTCATAGTGCTGAGCTGGATTATGTCACCTGTTGCAGGTTTTCTCACAGGATTTGTAATCTACAGATCCATCAGAAGGGTCTTAATAAAACCGCTTCAGGGTATGGGTATGCGAGACCGACTTGAAAAGGTATTTTCATATCTTCAGATACTGAGTTCCTCGTTTTCAGCCCTTAACCTTGGGGCTGTTGATATAGCAGTTGCAACAGGTGTTATATTTGCGACGGGTTATGATGGCGGATACTGGATCCGAATACTGGGGGCTCTTGGGCTTGCTTCAGGAATTCTGCTGGCTGGCAACAGGGTGACAGAAACAATTGGAAGAAGAATAACAGACCTCACACCAAGCAGGGGCTTTGCAGCCCAGCTATCAGCGGCAATTATCGTTTACCTCTTTCTGGGTTATGGTATGCCTGTATCGCCAACACAGACCCTTGTGGGATCGGTGATAGGTGTTGGGATTGCAAATGGGACATCAACAGTCGAGTATGACGTGATAAGGCACATAGCATACACCTGGATAGTTACGATACCCACATGCATCATCCTATCAGCTGCAATTTACATCATCACAGGCTTTATATGACCACACTAAAGGCTTTTGAGAGCCCTTATAATATCCCCATCGGCAATTATTCCAATCATCTTGCCATCAGACATGACAACAAGCTGATTTATTATTCCCTCATCCGATGAGTAGTCATTCATCTTCTCAATGGCGTCAGCAAGTGTCTCATCAGGGGCCACCGTGGCAACATCCCTCACCATGACCTCCCCGACTGTTGTACCAAGTTCATAGTTGTCAAGTATCAGGTTGTGGCCGAGGTCTGAGGCGGTCACAATTCCAACAAGTTTCCCCTCCTCAAGGACTGGAAGAGCACTTATCCTGTGTTTCATCAGTTTCTCAAATGCAAAAACCACATCTTCAGATGGTTCAACTGTTATAACATCCACTGTCATTACGTCCTTAACCTTAACTTCATTCAGTTTTTTCAGCACCTTTCTCTCCTCCCTTAACACTGGTTTTTGTCAGTGATTTTATAATTGAGTCTATGGTGGTTACAACATCTA from Methanothermobacter sp. includes:
- a CDS encoding CBS domain-containing protein, with amino-acid sequence MTVDVITVEPSEDVVFAFEKLMKHRISALPVLEEGKLVGIVTASDLGHNLILDNYELGTTVGEVMVRDVATVAPDETLADAIEKMNDYSSDEGIINQLVVMSDGKMIGIIADGDIIRALKSL
- a CDS encoding anion permease, with amino-acid sequence MDALIAMSLILSLYMAFNIAANDIGNSVGTAVGSGSLRMKKALLLGGFFVSVGALFLGGSVIRTISEGIIPQGFLSPRTALVITLTSSIWITFTIIKKIPISGSDAIVSSVIGAGIASIGIQNMRTDVVGFIVLSWIMSPVAGFLTGFVIYRSIRRVLIKPLQGMGMRDRLEKVFSYLQILSSSFSALNLGAVDIAVATGVIFATGYDGGYWIRILGALGLASGILLAGNRVTETIGRRITDLTPSRGFAAQLSAAIIVYLFLGYGMPVSPTQTLVGSVIGVGIANGTSTVEYDVIRHIAYTWIVTIPTCIILSAAIYIITGFI